The following are encoded in a window of Flavobacterium cupriresistens genomic DNA:
- a CDS encoding biotin--[acetyl-CoA-carboxylase] ligase: MKLIKLDAIDSTNDFLKALASQEELDNFTVVTAENQIKGKGQMGSKWQSESGKNLIMSALVKGFLFDNEQVFNLSIVVSLAVIETLKSLDISDLSIKWPNDIMSYNKKIGGILIENTLKSDGRIVSVVGLGLNVNQTNFTELPNASSLSVISGRTFDKDVLPFLITEKIEQKIEAWKTNSKVFWDEYFNSLFRKGVPMPFKNLQNQNFMGIIQGVSPVGKIQIMLEDDSVKEFEIKEIQMLY; the protein is encoded by the coding sequence ATGAAACTAATCAAACTCGATGCCATAGATTCTACAAACGATTTTCTTAAGGCATTGGCGAGCCAGGAAGAGCTTGATAATTTTACAGTGGTAACAGCTGAAAATCAGATAAAAGGCAAGGGGCAAATGGGCTCCAAATGGCAGTCTGAATCCGGTAAAAACTTAATTATGAGCGCCTTGGTGAAGGGTTTTTTGTTTGATAATGAACAGGTTTTTAATTTAAGTATAGTAGTTTCATTAGCCGTAATTGAAACTTTAAAATCATTGGATATTTCTGATTTAAGTATAAAATGGCCAAACGACATTATGTCATATAACAAGAAGATTGGTGGCATACTAATAGAAAATACTCTCAAAAGTGATGGCAGAATCGTGTCAGTTGTTGGATTAGGACTGAATGTTAATCAAACAAATTTCACCGAATTGCCTAATGCTTCCTCTTTATCGGTAATTTCCGGAAGAACTTTTGATAAGGATGTTTTACCTTTTTTAATCACAGAAAAGATAGAACAGAAAATTGAGGCATGGAAAACCAATTCTAAAGTTTTCTGGGACGAATACTTTAATTCTTTGTTCAGAAAGGGGGTTCCAATGCCTTTTAAAAATCTCCAGAATCAAAACTTCATGGGAATTATTCAAGGGGTTTCTCCTGTTGGAAAAATACAAATAATGCTTGAGGACGACTCTGTGAAAGAGTTTGAGATTAAGGAGATTCAGATGCTTTATTAG
- the pyrE gene encoding orotate phosphoribosyltransferase produces the protein MIFNKDTAEKTAELLLQINAIKLNPENPFTWASGWKSPIYCDNRLILSFPAIRNFIRDEFAKNIEKQFGKPDVIAGVATGAIGIGILVAESLGLPFVYVRPEAKKHGRQNQVEGFLQKGQSVVVVEDLISTGNSSLMAVEALRNEGAIIKGMAAAFTYGFNVAEENFKNANIDLYTLSNYENLLDLAVQKQYISEDDMAALKEWNVSPSTWRQE, from the coding sequence ATGATTTTTAATAAAGATACAGCCGAAAAAACAGCCGAATTGCTTTTGCAAATAAATGCAATTAAATTGAATCCAGAAAATCCTTTTACATGGGCTTCTGGATGGAAGTCACCTATTTACTGCGATAATAGGTTAATTCTTTCATTTCCAGCCATCCGAAATTTCATTCGTGATGAGTTTGCGAAAAATATAGAAAAACAATTTGGGAAACCAGATGTCATTGCCGGTGTCGCAACGGGGGCAATAGGAATTGGTATTTTAGTGGCCGAAAGCCTTGGATTACCTTTCGTATATGTACGCCCGGAAGCAAAAAAACACGGAAGACAGAATCAAGTAGAAGGCTTCCTGCAAAAAGGTCAGAGTGTAGTTGTCGTAGAAGATTTAATTAGTACCGGAAACAGTAGTCTTATGGCTGTTGAAGCTTTACGCAATGAAGGTGCTATTATTAAAGGAATGGCAGCAGCCTTTACTTATGGCTTTAATGTTGCCGAAGAAAACTTTAAAAACGCTAATATCGATTTGTACACACTAAGTAATTACGAGAACTTATTGGATTTAGCGGTACAAAAACAATACATCTCTGAGGATGATATGGCTGCATTAAAAGAATGGAATGTGAGTCCGTCAACTTGGAGACAGGAGTAA
- a CDS encoding NUDIX hydrolase, with translation MYKVFVNDKPLFLTNEISRETNFQLFLLESIDIEQLIVKIFQNKIQKAYLYHPDEKEILKTLKAKIPVNKAGGGLVYNKKGEVLFIFRNGKWDLPKGGIEKGEEIENTAMREVEEETGVGKLRITNKLQKTYHVFKRNGKYKLKITHWFEMHSDFEGTPHGQQEEGIEKVAWLNPEQIKEALKNSYENIKLLFEEEIQFQ, from the coding sequence ATGTATAAAGTTTTTGTGAACGACAAACCACTTTTTTTGACAAATGAAATCTCAAGAGAGACCAATTTTCAATTATTTCTGTTAGAGAGCATTGATATTGAACAGCTTATTGTCAAAATTTTTCAGAATAAAATTCAAAAAGCGTATTTGTACCATCCTGATGAAAAGGAGATATTGAAGACGCTGAAGGCTAAAATTCCTGTAAACAAAGCCGGTGGAGGACTAGTTTACAATAAAAAAGGGGAAGTTTTATTTATTTTCAGAAACGGAAAGTGGGATCTGCCAAAAGGCGGAATCGAAAAAGGAGAGGAAATAGAGAACACTGCCATGCGCGAAGTCGAAGAAGAGACTGGCGTAGGAAAATTAAGAATCACAAATAAGCTTCAAAAAACCTATCACGTTTTTAAACGTAACGGAAAATACAAGCTCAAAATCACACACTGGTTCGAAATGCATTCCGATTTCGAAGGAACACCACACGGACAACAGGAAGAAGGTATTGAAAAGGTCGCCTGGTTAAACCCTGAACAAATTAAAGAAGCCTTGAAGAATTCGTACGAAAACATCAAACTGTTATTTGAAGAAGAAATTCAGTTCCAATAA
- a CDS encoding type I restriction endonuclease: protein MTNINHFTESDVEMKIILPLLKNTLPNGLGLEDYHIQTKASLKKILIDKGTSQKLYYPDFAITILGVPLLIVEVKKPNENLDEAYRQACLYANEINREFPKNVNPCQLVIASDGNRLFAGTSDTSTPEFKIDKINWINTNLDFDNFLNTFNYNRLETNARNFRSKIRTDAKFKNPINLLGGKNIRNLESSNSFGENISIQYRHLFNPKLEIEKKDIVINAYVKLNKVESHISPIDNIIRQRIFNNDGILISNFENPSEIINKFDNPKTLNNQVLLLIGSVGSGKSTFTTYLKEVALDQQIRDTTHWINLNLNDAPVNKEEIYKWIKKSIIDNIKNNFNDIELDSLSFILELYKEEISSLKKGVLSLFIETDTKYRELLAENLLRFQNDIDLTLEKLILRLINEKNKELVIVLDNCDKRNIEEQLLMFEVANWLKDNIKTIVFLPLRDTTYENHKYDKPLDTVVKDLIFKINPPNLEQVLSSRISYVSKLCNNNRDGFYYLSNGIKVKYPSKDEEKYLKSILSSLFNNNFFKKLISGFAGRNIRNGIEIFLDFCKSGHINEAEITKIIKSQSEYVLPNHLISKVFIRGNKVYYTDSNSRIKNLFFSVPSDEIPDPFVRVSILKYLFDNRFSTDAHKNLTGYIKTDLLIKFLNALGHDENRIIEELKYFLRFNLIENESLNPDFFNKQDLITITSTGCANYEIIRNIDYLASAAEDMWYRDNILAEKIVTNLSGNGEYAHLSIQSVSLHSRNLISYLQKYYNSNFSFIVGKIIDTDFTPIDFDQVNSDIDDFDKNIKTNTRPNLSKDRDYEASVLNIQHYGMICSIVDTPFFGLLHISELPNDFLVKYSLGNTLKIKIKKFKKEHNKYDLMLI from the coding sequence ATGACAAATATCAATCATTTTACAGAAAGCGATGTAGAAATGAAAATAATTCTACCTCTTTTAAAAAATACATTGCCAAACGGCCTTGGCTTAGAAGATTATCATATTCAAACCAAAGCAAGTCTAAAAAAAATCTTAATCGACAAAGGTACTTCTCAAAAATTATATTATCCCGATTTTGCAATAACAATTTTAGGAGTTCCGTTACTTATTGTGGAAGTCAAAAAACCAAATGAAAATCTAGATGAAGCATATAGACAAGCATGCTTATATGCAAATGAAATAAATAGGGAATTTCCAAAAAATGTTAATCCGTGTCAATTAGTTATTGCATCTGATGGTAATAGATTATTTGCAGGAACTAGCGATACAAGTACTCCTGAATTTAAAATTGACAAAATTAATTGGATTAATACTAATTTAGATTTTGATAACTTTTTAAATACGTTCAACTATAATAGATTAGAAACTAATGCAAGAAATTTTAGATCAAAAATACGTACTGATGCTAAATTCAAAAATCCAATAAATTTATTAGGTGGAAAAAATATTAGAAATTTAGAATCCAGTAATTCTTTTGGAGAAAATATTTCGATTCAATATAGACATCTCTTTAATCCGAAGCTTGAAATAGAAAAAAAAGATATTGTAATAAATGCTTACGTAAAATTGAATAAAGTTGAATCACATATTTCACCAATCGATAATATTATAAGACAACGAATTTTCAATAATGATGGAATTTTGATTTCAAACTTTGAAAATCCTTCCGAAATTATAAATAAATTTGACAATCCTAAAACTCTTAATAACCAAGTACTATTATTAATTGGCAGCGTTGGATCTGGTAAATCAACATTTACAACATATTTAAAAGAGGTAGCCTTAGATCAACAAATTAGAGACACGACTCATTGGATTAATTTAAATCTTAATGACGCTCCAGTAAATAAAGAAGAAATTTATAAATGGATAAAAAAATCTATTATAGATAATATTAAAAATAATTTTAATGATATTGAACTTGATAGTTTATCTTTTATTCTGGAATTATATAAAGAAGAAATTAGTTCACTAAAAAAAGGTGTCTTATCATTATTCATTGAAACTGATACAAAATACAGAGAATTATTAGCAGAAAATTTATTAAGGTTTCAAAATGATATTGATTTAACACTAGAAAAACTTATTCTAAGATTAATCAACGAAAAAAACAAAGAACTAGTGATTGTATTAGATAATTGTGATAAAAGAAATATCGAAGAACAACTATTAATGTTTGAAGTAGCCAATTGGTTAAAAGATAATATAAAAACAATAGTTTTTTTACCTCTTCGGGATACAACATATGAAAATCATAAATATGATAAACCACTGGATACCGTTGTAAAAGATTTAATCTTCAAAATAAATCCTCCAAATTTAGAACAAGTTCTTTCATCGAGAATATCATATGTTTCTAAATTATGTAACAATAATAGAGATGGCTTTTATTATTTAAGTAATGGCATAAAAGTAAAATACCCTTCGAAGGATGAAGAAAAATATTTAAAAAGTATTCTAAGTTCCTTATTTAATAATAATTTTTTCAAAAAGCTTATTTCAGGATTTGCAGGTAGAAATATCCGAAACGGAATTGAAATATTTTTAGATTTTTGTAAAAGCGGCCATATAAATGAAGCTGAAATCACAAAAATAATTAAATCTCAAAGTGAATATGTACTTCCTAATCATTTAATAAGTAAAGTTTTTATCAGAGGTAATAAAGTATATTATACCGATTCAAATTCAAGAATAAAAAACTTATTTTTCAGTGTTCCTAGCGATGAAATTCCTGATCCGTTTGTTAGAGTTTCTATTTTAAAATACTTGTTTGATAATCGATTTTCAACTGATGCACATAAAAATTTAACGGGCTACATAAAAACAGATCTACTAATTAAATTCTTAAATGCCCTTGGACACGATGAAAACAGAATTATTGAAGAATTAAAATATTTTTTAAGATTCAATCTAATAGAGAATGAATCATTAAACCCTGATTTCTTCAACAAACAAGACCTAATAACCATTACATCAACAGGTTGTGCGAATTATGAAATTATACGAAATATTGACTATTTAGCGTCTGCTGCTGAAGATATGTGGTATAGAGATAATATTCTAGCAGAAAAAATTGTTACAAATCTTTCAGGAAATGGAGAGTATGCACATTTATCAATACAATCCGTATCACTACATTCAAGAAATCTTATAAGTTATTTACAAAAATATTATAACAGTAATTTTTCATTTATTGTAGGTAAAATAATAGATACTGATTTTACACCTATTGATTTTGATCAAGTTAACTCTGATATAGATGATTTTGATAAAAACATAAAAACAAATACCAGACCTAATTTATCTAAAGATAGAGATTATGAAGCATCTGTTTTAAACATTCAACATTATGGAATGATATGTTCGATAGTAGACACACCCTTTTTTGGATTATTACATATAAGTGAATTACCAAATGATTTTCTTGTGAAATATTCTCTGGGAAATACATTAAAAATTAAAATTAAAAAATTTAAAAAAGAACACAACAAATATGACTTGATGTTAATATAA
- a CDS encoding M14 family metallopeptidase produces MRLFTIPILLFTLTIFAQNTKKYDTFFEKGNGNQAADYHETIKYYTLLSQDFPTVQMQEMGLTDSGYPLHMITFNPDAAFDFNAIQKNKAVLLVNNGIHAGEPDGIDATMQLFRDLALGKIKAPKNTVIVTIPVYNIGGALNRNSTTRANQDGPEIYGFRGNARNYDLNRDLIKSDTRNTKSFVEIFQKTNPDVFIDNHVSNGSDYQYKLTYIMTQHNKLGTVLGDFMNTEMMPALVKDLQNKKIETTPYVDSFKDTPDKGFGQFTDSPRYTTGYTSLFNTIGFVVETHMLKKYADRVKVTYEYMKSTIDFMEANYLKIKQLRAKNEAQYLPKKSYTLKWEMDSTKTTKFSFLGYEAGYKKSDATTGDRLYYDRSKPYKKDVPYIKEFKSVKEVVIPTAYIIPRGYWNIIDLLKNNGIAYSQLKNDTIVEVESYKIADFKTAPSAYEGHYIHRNTTITSKIVKVAFAKGDYLVPTNQKGAKYLLEAFEPEGVDSFFNWNFFDAILQQKEHYSEYVFEDTAAKLLKENPQLKAELESKKQNDATFAKSPEAQLEWIYKHSAYYEKAHLQYPVYRVL; encoded by the coding sequence ATGAGACTTTTCACAATTCCCATTTTACTTTTCACCCTTACAATTTTCGCGCAAAACACAAAAAAATACGATACTTTTTTCGAAAAAGGCAATGGAAATCAAGCGGCCGATTATCACGAAACTATAAAGTACTACACTCTTTTGTCCCAAGATTTTCCAACGGTTCAAATGCAGGAAATGGGGTTGACAGACTCGGGATATCCTTTGCACATGATTACTTTCAATCCGGATGCGGCATTTGATTTTAACGCCATTCAAAAAAACAAAGCTGTTCTTCTTGTCAACAACGGAATCCACGCCGGAGAACCGGACGGAATTGACGCCACCATGCAATTGTTCAGAGATTTGGCTTTAGGAAAAATTAAAGCGCCAAAAAACACGGTTATTGTAACGATTCCGGTGTATAATATTGGAGGTGCTTTAAACAGAAACTCAACGACAAGAGCCAATCAGGATGGTCCGGAAATTTATGGTTTCCGCGGAAATGCCCGAAACTATGACTTAAATAGGGATTTAATAAAGTCCGACACTCGAAATACCAAAAGTTTTGTCGAAATTTTCCAGAAAACAAATCCTGATGTTTTTATTGACAATCACGTAAGTAACGGATCAGATTATCAATACAAGCTAACGTATATTATGACGCAACACAATAAACTGGGAACCGTTTTGGGTGATTTTATGAATACCGAAATGATGCCGGCTTTAGTGAAAGATTTACAAAATAAAAAAATTGAAACAACCCCTTATGTAGATTCTTTTAAAGACACACCGGACAAAGGTTTTGGCCAGTTTACAGACAGTCCGAGGTATACTACGGGTTATACTTCACTATTTAATACAATCGGTTTTGTAGTTGAAACGCACATGCTTAAAAAGTATGCCGATCGTGTAAAAGTAACCTACGAATACATGAAATCGACAATTGACTTCATGGAGGCGAATTATTTAAAAATCAAACAGCTTAGAGCAAAAAACGAAGCACAATATCTACCTAAAAAGTCTTATACTTTGAAGTGGGAAATGGACAGTACCAAAACCACTAAATTCTCCTTTTTAGGCTATGAAGCGGGGTACAAAAAAAGTGATGCTACAACCGGAGACCGTTTGTACTATGATCGAAGCAAACCGTACAAAAAAGACGTTCCGTACATCAAAGAATTCAAATCGGTTAAAGAAGTTGTGATTCCAACCGCTTATATCATTCCACGTGGTTACTGGAACATCATTGATCTTTTGAAAAATAACGGAATTGCCTATTCTCAACTAAAAAACGACACAATTGTTGAGGTTGAAAGTTATAAAATCGCTGATTTCAAAACGGCTCCATCCGCTTATGAAGGGCATTATATACATCGAAACACAACGATAACTTCTAAAATCGTAAAAGTTGCTTTCGCGAAAGGAGATTACCTTGTGCCAACAAATCAAAAAGGCGCAAAATATTTATTGGAAGCTTTTGAACCGGAAGGTGTGGATTCGTTCTTCAATTGGAATTTCTTTGACGCTATTTTACAGCAAAAAGAACATTATTCTGAATATGTTTTTGAAGATACTGCTGCAAAACTGCTAAAAGAAAACCCGCAATTGAAAGCGGAATTAGAATCTAAAAAACAAAACGACGCAACATTTGCTAAAAGTCCTGAAGCACAATTAGAATGGATTTACAAACATTCTGCATATTATGAGAAGGCGCATTTGCAGTATCCGGTTTATCGGGTGCTTTGA
- a CDS encoding cupin domain-containing protein — protein sequence METKEQFSSKDFHQTFARPTFVKPEKLIHRNVEDAGVHNQFSTERKHPVFFVDLPSKNVSMTIGGLLPDQMTNRHRHTYETVLYVIEGHGYTEVEDERVEWKAGDAVYIPSWAWHRHKNLSSEASAKYIACENAPQLQNLGVALREEEGRDL from the coding sequence ATGGAAACTAAAGAACAATTTTCATCAAAAGATTTTCACCAAACTTTTGCCCGACCAACATTTGTGAAACCGGAAAAATTAATTCACAGAAATGTAGAAGATGCCGGAGTACACAATCAATTTTCTACCGAAAGAAAACACCCGGTTTTTTTCGTTGATCTTCCCAGTAAAAATGTAAGCATGACAATTGGAGGTTTGTTACCGGATCAGATGACAAACAGACACAGACATACTTATGAAACCGTATTGTATGTTATAGAAGGGCATGGATACACAGAAGTTGAAGACGAAAGGGTAGAGTGGAAGGCCGGAGATGCCGTTTATATTCCGAGTTGGGCATGGCACAGACATAAGAACCTGAGTAGTGAAGCGTCTGCAAAATATATCGCTTGTGAGAACGCACCGCAACTTCAAAATTTGGGTGTTGCCTTGAGAGAGGAAGAGGGAAGAGATCTTTAA
- a CDS encoding dihydrodipicolinate synthase family protein, whose protein sequence is MKNNLFKGIIAYPITPFDKEEKVDISLYKKLLERLLVSGSHAVAPLGSTGVMPYLTDEEKEAVTEATIQQVKGRVPVLVGVSNLTTERTIYHAKFAEKAGADAVMIIPMSYWKLSDDEIVKHFDTVAKQITVPIMAYNNPATGGVDMSPALLKRILEIPNVTMIKESTGDVQRMHYLKRELGDDVAFYNGSNPLALAAFAAGATGWCTAAPNLIPNLNTDLYNAIQNNDLNEAQKVFYKQLNLLKFIVNKGLPRAIKAGLGIQGIDGGFLRSPLKPLTESEVKELGLILEEV, encoded by the coding sequence ATGAAAAATAACTTATTTAAAGGCATTATAGCTTATCCGATTACTCCTTTTGATAAAGAAGAGAAAGTAGATATTTCGTTGTATAAAAAACTATTGGAGCGATTGCTTGTTTCAGGTTCACATGCAGTTGCGCCATTAGGCAGCACGGGTGTAATGCCTTATTTGACAGACGAAGAGAAAGAAGCCGTTACGGAGGCAACCATACAACAAGTCAAAGGCAGGGTTCCGGTTTTGGTTGGAGTATCAAACTTAACGACCGAAAGAACGATTTATCATGCGAAATTTGCAGAGAAAGCAGGCGCCGATGCGGTCATGATTATTCCGATGAGTTACTGGAAATTATCGGATGATGAAATTGTAAAACATTTTGATACTGTGGCAAAACAAATAACAGTACCAATCATGGCGTACAATAATCCGGCGACCGGAGGAGTAGACATGTCACCGGCCTTGCTTAAAAGAATCCTTGAAATTCCCAATGTTACCATGATAAAAGAGAGTACGGGAGATGTTCAGAGAATGCATTATTTGAAAAGAGAACTGGGAGACGATGTGGCATTTTATAACGGCTCAAATCCGTTGGCATTGGCTGCGTTTGCTGCCGGGGCTACGGGATGGTGTACGGCAGCACCCAATTTGATTCCCAATTTAAATACGGATTTGTATAATGCGATTCAGAATAATGACTTGAATGAAGCTCAGAAGGTGTTTTACAAGCAATTAAATCTTTTGAAGTTTATAGTGAATAAAGGTTTGCCAAGAGCGATAAAAGCAGGTCTGGGAATTCAAGGAATCGATGGAGGTTTTTTGAGGAGTCCCTTGAAGCCATTGACTGAGAGTGAAGTTAAGGAGTTGGGATTGATTTTGGAGGAGGTTTAA
- a CDS encoding DEAD/DEAH box helicase: protein MNKKHHSNNILSNLGIESLNEMQEVAQDAILNDNNVLLLSPTGSGKTLAFLLPVLELLQPEVLSVQCLILVPSRELGLQIEQVWKKMGTDYKVNICYGGHSIDTEIKNLSNPPAVLIGTPGRIADHIERGTFRMDKIQTLILDEFDKSLQLGFHEQMSFIIGKLTKLNKRVLVSATSDIEIPRYTRVVNPTVLDFIPEEEEKANLSMKMVVSPAKDKLGSLFNLICSLKSQSAIVFCNHRDAAERISDTLNEKGIYSVYYHGGMDQDERERALIQFRNGSVSYLITTDLAARGLDIPEMKHVIHYHLPLKEDEFTHRNGRTARMQASGTAYILIHESEKKLDYIDYGMDVLNVENTTTLPKPPEFQTIYISGGKKTKLNKIDIVGFFSQKGKLEKGDLGLIEVKDFISFAAVKYNKVTELLKNIKEEKMKGKKFKIEVARKVVKKEEER, encoded by the coding sequence ATGAATAAAAAACACCATTCCAATAATATACTTTCGAATTTAGGTATTGAGAGCCTGAACGAAATGCAGGAAGTTGCACAAGATGCAATTCTTAACGATAATAATGTTTTACTGCTTTCTCCAACGGGATCGGGAAAAACACTGGCTTTTTTATTGCCGGTTTTAGAATTATTGCAGCCTGAAGTGCTTTCGGTTCAATGTTTGATTTTGGTTCCTTCTCGTGAATTAGGATTACAGATCGAACAGGTTTGGAAGAAAATGGGGACTGATTATAAGGTGAATATCTGTTATGGAGGTCACTCGATTGACACTGAAATTAAAAATTTAAGTAATCCACCGGCTGTTTTAATCGGAACTCCGGGGAGAATTGCAGACCATATAGAAAGAGGAACTTTCCGAATGGACAAAATTCAGACTTTAATTTTGGATGAATTTGATAAGTCATTGCAATTGGGTTTTCATGAGCAAATGTCTTTTATCATTGGCAAGCTAACGAAATTAAACAAACGTGTTTTGGTATCGGCTACTTCAGATATTGAGATTCCGAGATATACCCGCGTGGTTAATCCGACCGTTTTAGATTTTATTCCGGAGGAAGAAGAAAAAGCCAATCTTTCGATGAAAATGGTGGTTTCTCCTGCGAAAGATAAATTAGGGAGTTTATTCAATTTAATTTGTTCTCTAAAGTCGCAATCGGCTATTGTTTTCTGTAATCATCGTGATGCCGCTGAACGTATTAGTGATACATTAAATGAAAAAGGAATTTACTCAGTGTATTATCATGGCGGAATGGACCAGGATGAGCGTGAACGTGCTTTGATTCAGTTCAGAAATGGAAGTGTGAGTTATCTGATTACAACTGATCTGGCTGCCCGTGGTTTGGATATTCCGGAAATGAAACACGTTATACATTATCATTTACCTTTAAAAGAAGACGAATTTACCCATAGAAATGGTCGTACGGCACGTATGCAGGCTTCGGGTACGGCTTATATACTCATTCACGAAAGTGAAAAAAAATTAGATTACATCGATTACGGAATGGATGTTTTGAATGTTGAAAATACAACAACACTACCAAAACCACCTGAATTTCAAACAATCTACATTAGCGGAGGAAAGAAAACAAAATTGAATAAAATTGATATTGTGGGGTTCTTTTCGCAAAAAGGAAAACTGGAAAAAGGAGATCTGGGATTGATTGAAGTAAAAGATTTTATTTCTTTCGCAGCAGTAAAATATAACAAAGTGACAGAGCTCCTTAAGAATATTAAAGAGGAGAAAATGAAAGGGAAGAAATTTAAAATTGAAGTAGCCAGAAAGGTAGTTAAGAAAGAAGAAGAGCGATAG
- a CDS encoding PhnA domain-containing protein: MSIERELNKRSGSKCELCGATENLKVYTVLPTQKGGIDESIFACTTCIDQIENPDNVDLNHWRCLNDSMWNENVAVQVVAWRMLSRMRAAGWPQELLDMMYLDEDTLAWAQATGEGEEDENKLIHRDSNGVILEHGDSVVLIKDLKVKGSSMVAKQGTAVRNIRLDHENAEYIEGKVDGQQIVIITQYVKKI, translated from the coding sequence ATGAGCATAGAAAGAGAATTAAACAAACGAAGCGGATCGAAATGTGAACTTTGTGGCGCAACCGAAAACCTAAAAGTATATACCGTTTTACCTACACAAAAAGGCGGAATTGATGAAAGTATATTCGCTTGCACTACTTGTATAGATCAAATCGAAAATCCGGATAATGTCGATTTAAATCACTGGAGATGCTTAAACGACAGTATGTGGAACGAGAATGTTGCTGTACAAGTCGTAGCCTGGAGAATGTTAAGTCGTATGCGTGCTGCAGGATGGCCGCAAGAATTGCTTGACATGATGTACTTAGACGAAGATACTTTGGCATGGGCACAAGCAACAGGAGAAGGTGAAGAGGACGAAAATAAACTAATTCACCGTGACAGTAATGGCGTAATTTTAGAGCACGGAGATTCTGTGGTTTTAATTAAAGATTTAAAAGTAAAAGGATCCAGCATGGTTGCCAAACAAGGAACTGCTGTACGTAACATTCGTTTAGATCATGAAAATGCCGAATACATTGAAGGAAAAGTAGACGGACAACAGATTGTAATTATCACACAGTACGTTAAGAAGATATAA
- the coaD gene encoding pantetheine-phosphate adenylyltransferase, with the protein MRKAIFPGSFDPITLGHEDIIKRGISLFDEIVIAIGVNAEKKYMFSLEERKRFIEETFKDEPKITVITYEGLTIDLCHKLKANFILRGLRNPADFEFEKAIAHTNRRLSKIETVFLLTAAKTSYISSSIVRDVLRNGGEYEMLVPDAVRVQK; encoded by the coding sequence ATGAGAAAAGCCATATTCCCCGGATCATTTGATCCCATTACACTAGGTCACGAAGACATTATCAAAAGAGGAATTTCTCTGTTTGATGAAATTGTCATTGCGATTGGTGTTAATGCTGAAAAAAAATACATGTTTTCATTGGAAGAAAGAAAACGATTTATTGAAGAAACTTTCAAAGACGAACCAAAAATAACGGTTATTACCTATGAAGGTCTTACCATCGACTTATGTCATAAACTAAAAGCGAACTTTATTTTAAGAGGGTTGCGCAACCCAGCCGATTTCGAATTCGAAAAAGCAATTGCACATACCAACAGACGTCTTTCAAAAATAGAAACCGTATTCTTGCTGACAGCAGCCAAAACATCCTATATCAGTTCCAGTATTGTTCGTGACGTATTGCGAAATGGTGGCGAGTATGAAATGTTGGTTCCGGATGCTGTTAGGGTGCAGAAATAA